GCACGTAATATCCAACATGCGCTGGCATTTAAAGAAGGGCAACCGCTGCGCTTTGCACCGCCTAGCGAAGGGCAATTAGTCGAGTTTTTCGAAGTCACCACACAGCAACTCGAACTCAATGAACTTGCTGCTAAAGTTGAATTTTATCAAGGTGATGGCCACAATTTAAAACCTCAATTTACTGGGTATGATTTAATATTTTGTAATTTAGTGCTCAGCGATGTTTATGATCCCGCAGCGTTTTTAACTGCGCTCACTCAGCGATTAAACCCGGCTGGTATATTGGTACTTAATAATGATTATCAATGGAAAACAGCCATCACTGAGCATGAAAAATGGTTAGGTGGATTTAAAGTCAATGGTGAAAACTTTACCGGACGCGATGGCTTAAATCAGCATTTAAACTCAGAGTTTACGCTGTTATCTGAGACCACGGTAAATCAGACAAACCGGATTAACTCTCGCCAAACCACACTAACGTGTTCTGAATTGACTCTTTGGCAGCGTCAATAATATTCACACTCAGCCTGTTTTCGGCCTCTATATGAGGCCGTTTTAATTGACCGTTTTTAAGGAAGCATTAATGGCCACGCTAACATTTGAACAACCTAAGCATTTAGCGTTTGTACAAAAGCTTGAGGCGGATATTCGTTTTAATTTAAGTGATTCGTGTGCACAAGGTCTCTACCTTGATGAATTAATCGCATTACAACCGAATGCGTTACAAGGAGTGAATTTAGGCTATGCACCTATTCAAGGTGCGTTTTTGCTACGTGAACAAATTGCTAAATTTCACAGTGCCGGGCTCTCAACCCCATTTAATGCTGAGCAAGTTGCGACTTTTTGCGGTGCGCAAGAAGCCATTTTTGCGGTTATGAGCAGCTTGTTGTCTCCTGATGATGAGGTGATTGTATTCACGCCCTGTTATCCATCATTGGCTCATTTACCAACAGTGCTCGGGGCAAAGGTGCACACTATTGCACTGCAAGCATCGCAAAAGTGGCAATATGATATTGATGCCTTAGCGGAGCATATCAATGAACGGACGCGGTTAATTATTGTTAATACGCCACATAACCCAACGGGCACAGTGTTAAGTGCGCAGCAAGCTGAGCGAATTTGCCAATTGGCGGCCAAGTACAGCTGTTATATTTTGGCCGATGAAGTGGCGCTTCATGGTTATAGCGCAGAGCAGCCATTGAGCAGTTTATTTAGCGAGTATGACAAAACCATTCATTTAGGGGTGATGTCAAAAAGTTTGGGGTTAGCTGGGCTTAGGGTGGGGTGGGCGATTACGCAAGATCGGGAATTGCTGCAAAATATGCTGAACGCTAAAACGTTTACATCAATTTGTTGCTCTGCGGTGGATGAGCAGCTTGCACGAGTGGCTTTGTTACACAGTGAACAAATACTGGCACAAAATAATCAGCAAATTCGCGACAATATCGCCCATTTTGAGCGCTTTATTACCGCTTATGCGGGCTTGTTTTCTTGGCACGCTCCGCAAGCG
This Pseudoalteromonas ulvae UL12 DNA region includes the following protein-coding sequences:
- a CDS encoding pyridoxal phosphate-dependent aminotransferase yields the protein MATLTFEQPKHLAFVQKLEADIRFNLSDSCAQGLYLDELIALQPNALQGVNLGYAPIQGAFLLREQIAKFHSAGLSTPFNAEQVATFCGAQEAIFAVMSSLLSPDDEVIVFTPCYPSLAHLPTVLGAKVHTIALQASQKWQYDIDALAEHINERTRLIIVNTPHNPTGTVLSAQQAERICQLAAKYSCYILADEVALHGYSAEQPLSSLFSEYDKTIHLGVMSKSLGLAGLRVGWAITQDRELLQNMLNAKTFTSICCSAVDEQLARVALLHSEQILAQNNQQIRDNIAHFERFITAYAGLFSWHAPQAGSLALVKFNHAMPVETLAVALAQQQHTLILPSSVFDLAGNYFRLGLGNKHFAQGLARLSALIDEQDLYHSP